The Andreesenia angusta nucleotide sequence ACTCAGGGAATGAGCAGGTGCAAGAGCCTGGAAAAGAGCCTGAAGAGAAGCCAGAAGAAGACGACATAGAAAACGGAGAAATAGAAGTGGAAGACATAGAGGAAGAGAGCAGCTACGAGAAAAACTCCAAGGGAGATGGCGAGTACAAGACAGTCAACTTATCTGTCTACGTTTCGTCTGATGACGCAACTACTCTCAAGAGGGAAGTGAGACCTCTAAAGGTGGAGGATATGAGAGTAGGATGGGCAGTGCTGAATGCACTTAAAGAGGAGCCGAAAGAAGAGGGATACTCTCCTTCAGTGCCCGACAATATTGAATTCAACAAGCTTGTAATAAAAGATGGCATAGCTGTTGTGGACTTCGACGACAATGGAGTTGGAATGGGGTCGGCAGGCGAGAGCATGTTTATAGAGTCGGTGATACTTTCGCTTACCAAGTTTCCAACAGTTGAAAAGGTGAAGTTCACTAGGAATGGCGAAGAAAGTCCAGAGCTTGGAAATGTAGTGCTAGATGGGGAGTACGACAGATCGTACGTTACCTATTCGAAAGTTGTAGACTAGACAAAAAAAGGAGCTTCTACATCTGCTTTTAGATGTAAGAGCTCCTTTGAATTTAGAAATATATGCGTACGACGTCATCTTCGTCAAGTCTGTCCCAGGCGATATTGTCTAGGAGTATCATACGCCCGTTTGGAATGAATATGTCTAGATTCATCTGATTGAACTTCTCCATGGAAAAGCCAAACTGTTCTATAGTCATCTGCACTAGATTAGATCCAACTAGAGTTGAATAGTATAGTTTGAAGTTCTCCACAATATCAGGATCTTCTATTTTTTGGCTGCCAAAGTAGGAGTGTGCGACGTGGTTGCAGATGTCTCCATCCTCGAGTATATATGAAGCGGACTTTCTAGGAAGAGATTTCTTCACCTCTTCTGGAAGGCTGTTGTAGAAATCCTCAGAGAGAGCTTTCTCCTCTTCGGGAAAGTCCAGTTCTCCAGACAACTGGGATTCCCTCTTTTTAAGCTGAAGGTGCGTATATGCAAGGTAAGCGCTTAGCGAGATGCCGTAGTCACCTCTTAAAAACTGTATTTTCCCCAGCTCATAGTGGATGCTCGCATTAGTCGGGTCGTTTGCAACTCCTTCAGTGAAGTCTTCGGCTGCCTGGTCTAGATTTCCCTTTCTCTTTTGCTCTAGTCCGGTTTTCAAAAGCGATTCGGCCAGTTTCTTTACGTCCAAATTAAATCACCTCTCTTGTATGATATTTGATATTATAACATATTATTTTGATTGTATATAAGGGGTGCAAGTATTAGAATAGAATTAAAACAAATAAAATGAAAGAGCAGGAGAGAAATTTGAAAATATCAAACTCAATCAAGCGTTACTTCCCTGTAATGGGGCTTATAATCTTTACGCTTTTATCTATAGAGCTGCTCAGGAACTTTCAGCTTGTGTCGGAAAAAATTCTGGGGCTAGTTTCCATAGTCGAGCCTTTTATCTACTCTTTTATAATAGCTTATGTGCTCAACCCTATAGTGAAGCTGTTTGAAAGAGTTTACGGAGGGAAACGGGTTGCGAGTGTACTTTCGACTTATTTAGCCTTGGGGCTGCTAGTCGTCATGGTAGCTGTATACGTTTTTCCCAAGATATGGGGAAACATATACGACCTCTACATCAACTTCCCAATGATAGTGCGAGAGGTGCGGGAGTGGAGCATAGGGATAGGGAACAACGAGAAAGTCAGGACAGTGCTGGCTCTCGGAGGAATAGATGACCTAAGGGCCGATGCGATATTTCTGAAGCTGTCGGAGTATATACAGTCATACTCCGCTTATATGATAAAGGCTACTGTTTCCACAACGGTGAAGTTTGGGAAGTGGATATTTGGGCTGATAGTCTCTATATACGTACTTGTATACAAGGAGTACTACAAGGCCTTCTTTATAAAGATAATGCTCAAGTTTTTCGGCAAGAGAAAGAGCAGAAAGTTTTTCAGGCTCTCGAGGACTATACACAAGATGATAGGCATGTATATAGGCACTAAGGCGCTGGACTCGATGATAATAGGCGGGATAGCATTAGTTGGGCTTTTGATTATGGATTCGCCGTTTGCGTTCCTGCTTTCCTTTATAGTCTTCGTAACCAACATGGTGCCTTACTTTGGGCCTTTTGTGGGAATGGCTGTAACTTCAACTGTACACTTGTTTTACAGCGTAGAGCTTGCGGTGACTTCACTTGTGTTTCTATTTCTTGTGCAGCAGTTCGACGCCTGGTTTCTTGATCCTAAGATGATCGGAAACAAAGTTGGGCTGAACCCGTTTCTAGTTATTTTCGCAGTCACTATAGGGGGAGGGCTCTACGGGCCGATAGGGATGCTTTTAGCTACCCCTGTGATGGCCACTATAAAGATATATCTGGATATATTTTTAAAGAGAAGAGAGGTCTTAAGGTGAGAGGAGTGAAATCATGAAAAAAGCGGTCCTGCTTATCGGAATAACGGCTTTAATTGCATCTTCAAGTTCGTATGCTGGAGATGTCTTCTACCACAGCTCTTATATAAGCGGATACCCTGACGGCACTTTTGGACCCGACAATGGGCTTACGAGAGCTGAGGTGGCAAAGATAATGGTGACTTCAAACGAGCTGGAGCTGGCTCTTGGGAGCGGCTTTTACGATGTAGAGGATGGCCACTGGGCAAGCCCGTATATAAGTACGGCCAAGCTAAGAGGCTATATAAACGGGAACGATGACGGGAGTTACAGACCTGATTCGAACATAACTAGGGCTGAATTCGCCTCTATAGTGTACAGAAGCATAGAATGGTATGTTCCAGAAGACCTCAAAAAAGACAAGAACTTGGCCTTTAGCGACATAAAAAATCATTGGGGGAAGGTGCATATAAACGTGCTTGGAAAGCTTGGGGTCATAAGAGGAGCTGGAGACGGAAAGTTCAGCCCAGATGATCTTATTACAAGGGCGGAAGCTGTGACTATAATAAACAGGGTTCAAGGAAGGCTTCCGGACAATGAGAAGATAGACAAGATGGTAAAGCCGCTTTACAGAGACAAGGACATCTCCAAACATTGGGGGTATCACGACATAATGGAGGCTTCTGTAGATCATGAATTTTATGTAATCGGAGACAGCGAAAAAAATCAGAGGGAGTTTTGGACCAAGTTTTACTTCTAGACTCCGGTGCGAGGTGGACATATGGCAAAGGGAGTTTGGGCGTTTTCAGGTTTGGCTTTAGGCATACTGCTCATGGGGAGTCCTGTGGCTGCGGAGCCTCAGCTTCAGCTGGAAGCGGGAGAGACTGTAGAGAGTGAGATAGAGGTTTCTGACAGCCAGCTTGAGGTTTTTGTAGAAGTGGATGGCACGGTCTACTTTAGAAGATACGATAAAGCTGACGGCCTCTGGACCTTGAACAGCGAAGAAAGAGTCAAATTACACAGTAAAGGACTACTTGAGCCGGAGAAGCTGGAGAAGTCTTCGGAGCTTGGATCTCTGGTCAAAAACTACCTTGAGAGCAAAGGCTACGACTTAAAGGACCTCCCATCCAGAGTAGATTACTCTGACTCGAAACATATACCTCCGACTGGAGAGCAGCTTGGGAATAGCTGTGTCGGATGGGCTGTGGGCTACTACTTGAGAACCTTCCAAGAAGGGAAAGAGCAAGGCTGGGATATAGTCAAAGACGGTAAAGTGGACAACGACAGGATATTCTCTCCCTACTTTATATACAACCAGATAAACGGTGGAACAGACAATGGATCTACGCTCCAAGACGCGGGCAAGCTTTTGAAAAATGTAGGAGCTGCCACTGTATCTGATTTTTCAGATCCTGAGGGCTTTGAAGTCAAGCCAAGTTACGACGTAGTCAGAAAGGGATACAAGTACAGAATAAAAGACTACTACAATCTATTTGGACGGAACGACGCTGCTGAAACAAAGCTGGGAAATCTCAAGGAGTATCTGCTCACAGGGGATCTGCCGGTAGTTGGGATAGATGCAGGCTACAGCTGGGAGCAGCCCCACCTAGATGAAAATGGAAACCATATAGTGCTTTCAGACGAATCATATATAGGGGGCCATGCCGTTGTAGTGGTGGGATATGACGATGAGTTTCCGACGCCGGATGGAACCGGGGCGTTCAAAGTGCTGAACTCATGGGGCACCGAATGGGGAAGCGGAGGATATTCATATGTCAGCTATGAAGCTATGGCTGAAGACACCATAAGCGGGGTGGCATATACAGACCTAGAGAGGTTCTATGTGGAAAATGAGCATATCCCATATGTCAGCGGGTATGTAGACGGGACTTTCAAGCCAGACCGATTTATAACAAGGTCAGAGACGGTGAAGCTCATAGTCTCTTCCTCTGGAGATGAAGTCCAGTCGGGAGATCAGTTTAACGATGTAGGGGAAAGCCACTGGGCAAGTGGCGAGATATATACGGCTTTTCAAAAGGGCTATATATCAGGTTACCCAGACGGAAGTTTCAGGCCTGACGTGCCCGTCACAAGAGCTGAGTTTGCGACAATTGTATATGGAAGCATGGGGCAGAGCATACCGAAAGGCGGGGACTACTTGATAACCAAGTACTTCTACGACAGCTTGGACATGTGGAGCACCAGGCGGGTAAATACACTGGGGACTATGGGGCTTATAAACGGCTACCCGGATGGAAGTTTTAGGCCTGACGACTACGTTTCGAGAGCTGAGGCGGTTGTGATACTCAACAGGGTAAAAGAGCGAGTCGGAGACAAGGGCTTTATAGACAGGATAGAGGGTGTTCAGTACGAGGATATAGTCACAAGGAACTCGAAACACTGGGCTTACTACGACATCTTAGAAGCTTCAGTAGATCATATTTTTCTCTACGAGCTTGACGGAAAAAGGGAATTGAAAGAGACTTGGAGAAGCGCAAATTAAAATTTTCAGATTTATTTGGGGGAACAGAGCATGAAGCTTATAAACATAAGGAAGGCAAGACCGGGGGATATTCTCTCTTACAATATAATGACTGAAACAGGGCAGATAATGTTGAGAGACGGAATGGTGCTGAGTTCTGACTATATAAAGAAAATAAAATATATGGGCATAAACTACATCTATATAAAAGACGAGCTGCTAGAGGACATAGCTCCGATAAATCCAGAGCTCGTAAAGTTGAAGGCGGAGGTTGTAAAGTCGTTCAACAATATGTATAATAGAGTTCAGAATGAAGATTTAAGCCAAATAGAGGGAATAAACAACAACGTAAGGTCACTGGTGGACTTCATAGTGTCTAGCAAAGACATAAACCTAGTCTATCTTTCAGAC carries:
- a CDS encoding S-layer homology domain-containing protein, translating into MAKGVWAFSGLALGILLMGSPVAAEPQLQLEAGETVESEIEVSDSQLEVFVEVDGTVYFRRYDKADGLWTLNSEERVKLHSKGLLEPEKLEKSSELGSLVKNYLESKGYDLKDLPSRVDYSDSKHIPPTGEQLGNSCVGWAVGYYLRTFQEGKEQGWDIVKDGKVDNDRIFSPYFIYNQINGGTDNGSTLQDAGKLLKNVGAATVSDFSDPEGFEVKPSYDVVRKGYKYRIKDYYNLFGRNDAAETKLGNLKEYLLTGDLPVVGIDAGYSWEQPHLDENGNHIVLSDESYIGGHAVVVVGYDDEFPTPDGTGAFKVLNSWGTEWGSGGYSYVSYEAMAEDTISGVAYTDLERFYVENEHIPYVSGYVDGTFKPDRFITRSETVKLIVSSSGDEVQSGDQFNDVGESHWASGEIYTAFQKGYISGYPDGSFRPDVPVTRAEFATIVYGSMGQSIPKGGDYLITKYFYDSLDMWSTRRVNTLGTMGLINGYPDGSFRPDDYVSRAEAVVILNRVKERVGDKGFIDRIEGVQYEDIVTRNSKHWAYYDILEASVDHIFLYELDGKRELKETWRSAN
- a CDS encoding S-layer homology domain-containing protein; this encodes MKKAVLLIGITALIASSSSYAGDVFYHSSYISGYPDGTFGPDNGLTRAEVAKIMVTSNELELALGSGFYDVEDGHWASPYISTAKLRGYINGNDDGSYRPDSNITRAEFASIVYRSIEWYVPEDLKKDKNLAFSDIKNHWGKVHINVLGKLGVIRGAGDGKFSPDDLITRAEAVTIINRVQGRLPDNEKIDKMVKPLYRDKDISKHWGYHDIMEASVDHEFYVIGDSEKNQREFWTKFYF
- a CDS encoding GerMN domain-containing protein codes for the protein MKRLKILTIGLALGLVVLTGCDAEVQNGTAPDSGNEQVQEPGKEPEEKPEEDDIENGEIEVEDIEEESSYEKNSKGDGEYKTVNLSVYVSSDDATTLKREVRPLKVEDMRVGWAVLNALKEEPKEEGYSPSVPDNIEFNKLVIKDGIAVVDFDDNGVGMGSAGESMFIESVILSLTKFPTVEKVKFTRNGEESPELGNVVLDGEYDRSYVTYSKVVD
- a CDS encoding AI-2E family transporter; amino-acid sequence: MKISNSIKRYFPVMGLIIFTLLSIELLRNFQLVSEKILGLVSIVEPFIYSFIIAYVLNPIVKLFERVYGGKRVASVLSTYLALGLLVVMVAVYVFPKIWGNIYDLYINFPMIVREVREWSIGIGNNEKVRTVLALGGIDDLRADAIFLKLSEYIQSYSAYMIKATVSTTVKFGKWIFGLIVSIYVLVYKEYYKAFFIKIMLKFFGKRKSRKFFRLSRTIHKMIGMYIGTKALDSMIIGGIALVGLLIMDSPFAFLLSFIVFVTNMVPYFGPFVGMAVTSTVHLFYSVELAVTSLVFLFLVQQFDAWFLDPKMIGNKVGLNPFLVIFAVTIGGGLYGPIGMLLATPVMATIKIYLDIFLKRREVLR
- a CDS encoding tetratricopeptide repeat protein, producing the protein MDVKKLAESLLKTGLEQKRKGNLDQAAEDFTEGVANDPTNASIHYELGKIQFLRGDYGISLSAYLAYTHLQLKKRESQLSGELDFPEEEKALSEDFYNSLPEEVKKSLPRKSASYILEDGDICNHVAHSYFGSQKIEDPDIVENFKLYYSTLVGSNLVQMTIEQFGFSMEKFNQMNLDIFIPNGRMILLDNIAWDRLDEDDVVRIYF